In one Rutidosis leptorrhynchoides isolate AG116_Rl617_1_P2 chromosome 8, CSIRO_AGI_Rlap_v1, whole genome shotgun sequence genomic region, the following are encoded:
- the LOC139864046 gene encoding uncharacterized protein: MTDDSGDDEPATKCKMIVREIKISTTSSGTDSSIQDSQPQRTNSGVKYRGVRQRKWGKWAAEIRNPLLSKRVWLGTFDTAEEASRAYEKKKLEFENMAGTSKVSHNKKKNRSPSFTSNKEIEKRAISEESVCVVPHTSPSSVLEVESSSNTKILVNDVIKMETFEHSVLEVDSSSNNKTLINDDIKMETFEHLKEEPLDPLPVDDSMTLSEIGKDLDLDLEFGSLFTRNIDSFNEFADVDDFGFCGLDDKQVIDLPEWDEEEIAWMNTLVGNPTSFTASN; this comes from the coding sequence ATGACTGATGACTCTGGTGATGATGAACCGGCTACAAAGTGTAAAATGATCGTTCGGGAAATTAAGATTTCCACGACTTCTTCGGGGACTGATAGTTCAATTCAAGATAGTCAACCTCAGAGGACTAATTCTGGGGTGAAATATAGAGGTGTTCGACAACGTAAATGGGGTAAATGGGCTGCTGAAATTCGCAACCCGTTATTATCTAAACGCGTTTGGCTTGGTACGTTTGATACCGCTGAAGAAGCTTCAAGAGCTTATGAAAAAAAGAAACTCGAGTTTGAAAATATGGCTGGAACCTCAAAGGTTTCTCATAACAAGAAAAAGAATCGTTCGCCAAGTTTTACATCAAATAAAGAAATTGAAAAACGTGCAATTTCGGAAGAATCTGTGTGTGTGGTCCCACATACGTCACCATCTTCAGTTCTTGAAGTTGAGTCGTCATCAAATACCAAAATTTTAGTCAACGATGTCATAAAGATGGAAACTTTTGAGCATTCAGTTCTTGAAGTTGATTCGTCATCAAATAACAAAACTTTAATCAACGATGACATAAAGATGGAAACTTTTGAGCATTTGAAAGAAGAACCGTTGGACCCGTTGCCTGTTGATGACTCAATGACATTGTCTGAAATTGGTAAAGATTTGGACCTCGATTTAGAATTTGGCTCGTTATTTACCCGAAACATCGATTCGTTTAATGAGTTTGCGGATGTTGATGATTTTGGATTTTGCGGTTTGGATGATAAACAAGTAATCGATTTGCCTGAATGGGACGAGGAAGAGATTGCTTGGATGAACACATTAGTAGGCAACCCAACCAGTTTTACAGCTAGTAATTAA